The genomic stretch GTGTTCGGCCCGTCGGAGTCGACCCTCGCCCATGaagggctactgttggggatcgcctAAAAACCGAGTAACCTTGAGCGGTGTTCATCAGCAAGAGCTTGCTAACCTCGATCAAGATCAATGGAAAAAACTCACTTAACCTCAGAGTTTCTAAACTAGCGACGTTAACCTCACATCTTCTTTATCATTTTGACTTCGAGGCTAAAGATTATTTGCTAATGGCTAAGATATGAATTAACTTACCCTTGAGTGCTCGAAGCTCATTTTAAGCACCGAGTTTTTCATTATGTTTTCTACTTAAGGTCAGGACTGAGTTGTACGCGTCGAGGTTGAAGACATTAGGCTAAGGAGTCTCCTCAATGCAAAGCTAAGGTTGCGAAGCTGAAGACTTAGATGAAAAGAAGACttagaagaaaagaagaagcctTGAGGTTAAGGGATCGAAGGCGTGAGAAGCATGGCTACATAAAaacgtgagaagcgtgactacaaggaggcgtgagaagcgtggcTACAAGAAGGCGTGGGATGCGTGACTCTTTAGgagagttcaatttgtacacgttaccCCAAAAACCTTTATGTACGGtatattctaggaatgtagtaggTGAGGAAGGACAATTATGGTATGTAAAATGACCTTCGAGTTACTATAAAAAGAGAAATCCTACCCCGTTTGTAAAGGGACCGATGGTTTGCAAGAGATTGCAAGCGTTTTCCCATTCCATCTGTTGTGGCAACAAAGGCCTAGGAACTTAGGTGGGCTTGAGACTAAGAATAATTGTATGGGTGACAACTCATACACTTCCAACGATGATTTATCAAGTTGATAGCTGTCTGCATTTTAGATAGGTGCAGTGGGAGCAAAGCCCGCAAAACAGGAAGCTAATCAATCAAATTTTAAAGTATCTTGAATCGGAAAATTTTCTTTGGGAATATCTTGATGATTCAAAATGGATGCCAGAATTTGGAATGGCTAGATATTGTGCAGGGAATATCTATAAACAGGACGTTTGTGCCATTTCGTATGCAGTCGCAAAAAAAGAGAATGGGGTCTGTCAAAAAGGGAGGTATTACTTTGGATATATCCAAAACACACGTtgacacccccccccccccccccaaccccctGAAATCTCAGTTATAATGCATTTATAAAACATGGTGACATTATATAGTGGTACAATTCATTTGTTTCAAGATACATTATCATTTTCATATGTTCAATTCAATTTCATGCAGCTCTATCTTAATCATAACCTATCACTGGGTTCTTTCTTTGCATAACAAAATAAATTATTATGTGATATTGGGGTAGTTTACTCTAATTATATTCTCAGACTTCAATTTGAGTTGATGGTACACCATTAACTTTCTAGCATGGTTCTCATTTCATGACTGATAAATATCAATGTGCATCATTGACCAAGATTTGAGTAGGATACCAGATAATGAGACTGCTATATGTACAAATTACAAAAGATGCCTGACTGTTAAGTAAACGATCTAACAAGTTAAGCTAAAAAATTGTGCAAAGTCAAAGCAATTATTAATTACCACTCCAGTTGCTGTCAACTCAAATTCTGCTCTCCCAAAAGGTATGCTCGCCGGCAGACAAGTAAGATTCAAACAAAATCATTTGACCAAATGCGCTTGGTAAACTCAGGTACGTGCAATGAACCTGCATTTGAACTTTCGAAGGAGTTGGATCCGTGCTGCTGCTCATATCTTTCTGATAGAACTGCAGAGTAGGATAAACTAATCCAGGGCGGCGCTCTCCCCTCCCAACATGTGATCCCAGGTCATCCAAGTAATGCATAAATGTAGATGTTCATGGAGTTGATCATCTTTTGTGTTTGACAAAGAAGTACACTTCTACTCTTGGAAAAATAAATAGAGAAAATATGAAGCCAAATAATGCAATGGTCGGGGCAATAAATAAGCAAACATTTTATAACCTGCAGTGCAATTTAGAAtattgagaaattttagaatgctTGAAAAAAATCGGAGCCGTCCATCCGGCGAAATTGAGAGACGTAAACAAAGGAAATATCATGAAGTACTAAGAAATACCAATTTAGTGGGACCAAGTATCAAAAAGTGAAAAAATACCATGGTGCCATTTTAATTAtatgtaaatctatttaattctttcTCGGTAAGGAaaggataagaaaggaaagttCTTGCAAGTACCACTAGTACTTTAAAAGTATTGTAACAAAGCTCTAGAATATTAATAAGTGTTATAATATCTTCTAAACAAAAGCATAATGATATGTTCGGTAAAATTGTGCGGCAAATCCACATCTTTTTTCATAGAAATGATGTTCTGACATATTATTCTCTTATTTGAATGGAAATTTTCTACTGGATTAGACAGAGTAAACAGTCTTGACTTTTGCGGAGGTAGGGAAGGTGAATATTTGTTCCAAAGTCAAAATGGTGGTCGTGAGAGCTAACTGCTCTCCAACTATTCCGTCGGTAGACCAGCTCCACGATCCCGCTCAGGGTAATTATACTGGTGTGGTCTAATAGGTGGTCTTATACATTGACACGTAATTTTGAGATAACTCAACAGCACCCTGTATAATAGGCTAtcttataagttgtctggtagagctatataattcttatttgtgcatatgaaaaaaggaaatattatgagttgcatggcaacaataactcttACAATGATTGttgagttgtctcgtagtcctacaatttagctaaTGAGACGaatgtttcgcgaaacaacgatctcattctctctcctcgctctctctcctccacatcatcaaaaatcctacgtggcactacATGAaacgacctatgagaccgctgacaTGTAGCAATATACCTGCTCTTACTCGAACGTGCCTGTAGATTAGGGAGGTtgcactggtagaaaactgagtttTAGTCTTGGTTCGTAAGCCTTGTAGCTCCCGAAAAACGAACCAGAACTAACTATTCGACACTAAAGGTTCCcctctttagttccgggtcATCCACCCAGAACTAAAGACCTTCTTTAGTCTCAcattaccaactaggactaaaggagCTGCCACATGAGCATGCACGTGACCCttggtcccggttggtaataccaaccgagactaaaagaACCGCCATGCATGCGCATGCAGGCGCAAGTACGTACCTCTTTAGTCTCAGTTGCCATAGTTATTAGGATCGGACCGGACCGGCGGTCCGAGCGGTAAAAGATCGAACCAAAGCCTCTAGTGGTTTGATTCGCTTAAAAGACCATCCCGCAATTGGACCGGAAAAAACTAGTTAAACCGGCCGGTTTTTTACAGAATCGGCGAACCCGCGGGTTCCCAATGAACTGGGACGATTTTGCTTGGCACTTCACCTGGTGGCCGCAAGAACGCAGTCCCCGTCTCCACTTGGTGGCCCCAGCAGCATCTTatctcttggagttggagctgcaAGTCTGCAATACTGCAAGCATCAGCTACtcgtttctttttctctctgttCGTCATGGTCGGCAAGGGACGGCTGCAGGCTGCCGCTAGCCGCCGGCTGCCGGCTGCCAGCAACAGGCTGCGGTCTGCGGAGCAGAGCCAGCTGGTGCCGCTGGGATCAGCGCCGGCGAGCGCCGGAAGCCTACTCCGGGAAGCTCCCTCTGGGATCAGATCCAGTGAAGGGCGCAGCGGCGCTGTGCTGAATGGcttgcgtggcggcggcgcgacagGAGATACCACCGCCCCAGTAAGCTTCAGCGCCTCAACTTCATCTTGCCCCATTTCTCTCCCATCCTCGTCATCAGCATCGCtagttggcacttggcagtcGGCTGATGGTACTGCTACAAGCTATTGCTATTACTTAGATCCATTTGTAGGATTGTATAATACGTACTATGTGcctttcttgtttcttccttttaTCAATTAATTGTGATTAGAATACGTGCAATGAACTGCAAACGGAATCCTGACTATGATTGAAATATCAAGCGAAATGGTCATTTGCTACTGACAGATTGAGACTTGAGGTTATGGAACTGTAGATTGTAGCAAAAGCTTACAGCCTAGCGAAATTTCTGAATGGATGTCATGGGGTTTCCAATTATTTTCAGAATCTCTCTTTTCGTGGGACCAACTATAATCATCAATTATCAGATATATATTATACCGGTTCTTAGTATTTGTGTCCCGTTCGATTCAACGGTCCAAAACTATCAAACCAGCGGTTCAACCAGTTCCGAATGGTTAAACCAACGAACCATTAAACCGACAAGTTTACGGGTTCGATGACCGATCCGGTCCTAATAACTATgccagttggtattaccaatcgggattaaagatttttttctttttaccctgaatttttttccatattaaagctaattgttgcttcacacaCATATACACACACGCGCGTATACATTCTTAACGTACACTATGTATACGTATACGttcgtattgtatgcatgtcgtatatatatttcatgatagtatatgcataatattaattacaactattatatatacaatttttagtatattatacacgtcaaactagtatttatacaattatatatatacaataatttgtcctcttcattcttaggatcctcccattATGGTGTTGTTCCATTCATGGTGTTATTCCATTCAGCTCctgaatgtccatcgtaataaaattctcctttaggatttatcacctcgtccataAGAAATTATATGAGAGCTTTTTGAATTGccaaaagcctctccttctccaagagtttttcTCTAATCCGCAACATCTGTAACTTAGAAATATGTGAATATTACACGAACATCTGCTGTGCTCTTGTACATGTATCATAGAAACACCTTGTGACATCAATACAGAACTGCGTTGACACTCCATTCCTCTTCATGGTATCAGACGACGAACTCGATACCTTCGTTAATCCCTTTGCATCTTGTTCGTTGCCCCCTTCCGCTGCCATGGATGTCAGCTCCATCCTCTCCTCCAATGCCACTCACGGCTCCTCTCCCGAGCAATCTTCCGCGCAGTTGCCTGATCCGATCGGTGATCTCATGCACATGCTGCCTAGACTCCTCCACCCCCTCGCCAAGCTCCAATAGTTggcctgttcgtttcagcttattcagccggcttatcagccactcagcttattcagccggcttatcagccaccaaacagtgtttttctctcacaacaaatcagccgtttcatcttttcagccggcttataagctgaagcgaacaggacTAGTGTCTTGCCCAGATCCAGATGGTCAATATTCGTGCTCATGTGCCCATCATCCTCGACCTGGAAGAGGACACATACGGCCAGTGGCGGCGCTTCTTCTCCTCCGTCTTCGGCAAGTTCGGCATCCGCGACCACATCATCCGCTACGCCATTCCTCGTCAATCAGATGCCGACTGGGCCTTGATCGATGAGAGCATCGTGAATTGGCTGTACACTTCCGTCTGCAAGGACATTCGCGCCATCGTCGTTCAGATCGACGACACCGCCATCGACGTGTGGGAAGCCATCGAGGAACTCTTCCACGACAACAGTCTGCATCGCGCCGTCTACCTGGAGACTGAGTACTGCTCGCGCCTCAAGACTCTTGCCGATCAGCAGCGCGACGTCGGCCATCCGGTATTCCGGTGCAGGAAGACAACCAGGTGGTGACTCTGTTGCGCGGCCTCAACCCCAAACTGCGTCACCTGATCTCCGCCGTCACACCTCGCGATCCTCCGCCCTCATTCCGGAAGATTCGCTCCCAGCTTCTCCTTCAAGAGATCAATCTCAAGAATGATGAGAAACAGCTCGCCGGTGACGCCCTATTTGCCGGTCGTGGATCATCTGCGCCATCCACTGGCGGCGCAACCGGCACCTCTGGCTCCGTCCGTGGCACAGTGGCAGGCCGGCTTCAACCCATGGACCGGTATGGTTCAAGCCTGGCCCATGCCATTCCGTGTCCTTGGGCCCCCGGCCCGGTGCACCACAGCAGCAAGCCTTTGCGGCCCAGTTCCCGGGTTCCCATCAGGGCGTCCCAACCCCGCAAGCTGTGGGATCAGACAGCTCTTCTTGCTGCCATGAACAACATCGCCAACAATTCGGCCGGCAGCACCTCCGACTGGTAGGTACCTCGACACCGGCGCCTCCTCCCACATGTCGTCTACTCCTGGTACCCTTCAATTCTCCCACCCCTCTGCATCCTCCTCTCCCATTCTTCCTATTATTACTCATACTGACACCTCTGCAATTCCCACTACTGCTACATCTTTACATTTGAACAAAGTTCTTGTCTCCCCACACTTTAAATCTTATCTTATCTCTGTTCGCACTTTAACCCGGGACAATTCCGTTTCGGTTGAGTTTGACCCGGCTGGTTTTTCAATCACCTCCTGCTTGGTGTTCCTCCGGATTATGGTTACCTCCGGGTATTTGGCTGCCCGTGCTTCCCAAACATGAGTGCCCACCGCTGCGCATAAGCTCGCCCGTCGCACAACGCCATGCATGTTCTTCGGTTACTCTTCTGACCATAGGGGGTACCGATGCTATGACCCCAAAACGCGGCGCGTTTTCACCTCACGACATGTGATCTTTGATGAGCACCAGTTCCCTTTTCGTGATGCATCCTCTGTTGTTCCACCGAGCAAATTCTACACCTCAACCGCCAAGTGTTACAGGGAGCACCCGCCGGTACTGGTATCGCCATCCACTTCATCGACGCCGCTATCTCGCAACAGCGACAGCGCCTCTCCACTCGTCGCCTCTTCTCCATCGCCTGAAGCTCCTCGACAACACCCGATGATCACTCGAGGGCGTGCTGGCATCGTCAAGCCAAACCCGCGCTACGCGTGCACAGCATCCACGGCAAGCTCTCTCATTTCATCTGTTCGCGCCGCCTTGCGTGATCCCAACTGGAAAGCAGCAATGGACGCCGAGTTTGCTGCACTAGAAGCAAATGGCACTTGGCAGCTCGTACGTACCTCGACCTCCCGGCTCACACggcactggtagaaaactgacattttattccggttggtagggagcaaatctcctaAAACATTATCCGGGATAAATCAATCAAGCTAAAAAGGAAATCTTTACTCCCAGATCatttaaccgagactaaaaatccccttttatcccagttggtaaaaccaaccgggactaaaggattttgcatcataaaaatattagaaattcccgAGACCGCCCCCGCTCccaaatatgcgcgtgcgcggtacATGAGATTCAAACACACGACCTCAAGCCTtccgcgtagcttccttgccatcccacctataCAACATATTTTGGGATGTAATCTTTTTGTATTAACTTGTGGAGAGTCCttagtctcggtttgtgttatcaactgggactaaaggatctGAGGGATTTAGTcttttttcagccacccgtgggggaccttTTTAAatgaggtcttttatcccggttggtgtttccaaccgggataaaagatcccgtAGGACCTtgttttccactagcctttgcaatcGAGATAAAATATCCTGATTGTTGAGCCCCCATTAGTGACtgagatttagtcccggttagtgaaCCTTTAATCCTGAACAATATTAACTAGGATAAAAGGGGTGGATGGAAGATAAGTTTTTGCCAGTGTGTCGTCGATTTGAGCGAGACCTTCTCCCCTCTTGTCAAACCGGCAACAATTCGTACCGTCTTGACCTTGGCAGCCTCTCAGCAGTGACCGGCCCGGCAGCTTGATGTCTCTAATGCGTTCCTTCGTGGCAATCTTGAGGAACGTGTTTACTGTCAGCAACCAGcaggttttgtcgatccaactCGAATCAATGACGTGTGCCGAATGCTGCTGGCTGCGTCAATTGCTTGGTGAACATCAACAAGGCGACCATGGATGGTGTACTGTGACAACATTTCCTCAGTCTACATGGCTGCAAATCCCGTGCATCATCGTCGGACAAACCATATAGAGCTGGATATACATTTTGTCCGAGAGAAGGTAGCCATCGGTGAAGTTCGTGTTCTACATGTACCTACAAGCCAACAATTTGCAGATGTGATGACGAAAGGGCTTCCTGCGTCTTTGTTCAGAGATTTCAGGTCCAGCCTAGGCATCTCCGTTCTCGATGCTAACTGCTCCCCTGCTATTCCGTCGTTAGACCAGCTCCACGATCCCGCTCACTCGGACGTGCCTGTAGATTAGGGAGGTTGGTTAGGCCGTTGCACTGCTCTGCTGTGCTCTTGTACATGTATCATATAAACACCTTGTGACATCAATACAGAACTGCGTTGACACTCCATTCCTCTTCACTAACATCTGGAGCTAAGACACTCTATACAAAGTCAGAGCATATGTTAATAATTATCACTATTTCAATCGACGTCAGCTGCAACCCTACAGTTTGCAGATGACCGGGCAGACAAGGAAGACAAGCTCTAAACAAAGCACTTGAAAAATGAGCAATGAACCTCCAGTTGAAGGAATGGTTAGATCCTGATCACCTTTTTGGTTCTGATATGTATTTGGATTGATGAAAGGAATCTTGAACACAATCTAGGAGCAGCTGCTGTTCTtatggaacatggagaatatCTTTATAATAAACAGTTGTGATGGCTACCTAAATTCATGAAAAAGACGTTTATGTGTTTGGTTATTTCTTCAAGTCAAAAAGGgaagtaaaaagaaaaggatccttgaaaaaagaaaaatagaagtgAGAGCAATGGTGATCATGGATACAGAAACtccaaagaaagaaaagtaaaAAATGTTAAGTCAGGCCCATTGCATTCCACAGTTGATTGTGCGATTCCCGTCACTAATAGGTGGGGATCCAATGAGGTTCAGTAAAAGTGCATGACGAATGCACGTCTTTATCAGCCAACCACCACAAAtggctttgatttttttttaattcttcaaTAATAATGCTAGTATGAAATGGCAATACTTTGGTGTAGTATGAGTTAGGACACAGATTAATGGCCAATCTAGTGGATCATGAGCTAAAACCAACaacactataaaaggagaaaaaaaacaattgcaGTACAGAAAGTGGGATATTGCATCATTACCCAATACAGTTATGCTTAATGCCTTAATCAACAAAAGGTAATCACATTGTTGTGCCAAAGCAGTAAGCAAAGATGCATGACATCCATTGTTGGACTTCGAGTCCACTTGCATATATATCTAGATTCGCCAGACATAAAGCATGAATCTAGCCATGTTCTTCAGAGATGTCCACAAAAATAACTTTGGTTAGTTATCCAATAAATCATGTTCACCGTTCCCAAAACCGGTGCTCAACAAGTGCTCATGCTGCCTGGACCAACGGAATCATTTGACTGCCTTTTGTACCCGTCTTGTTTACCAACCAGACACAAATGTAACTGTTTGCTTGTCCTCAGGATGTTGTGTGCTGTTTCAAGGGTGCAGCTAGTTGCCCTATATTCAGGCATCACAACGCATTTGTAGgactgataaaaaaaataaaatatattgtGTTGCTTAAAAAAGTGAAACAAAACAAAGTAATCTCCTCAAAAGAAAAGAATGTAGTGTTTCAGTGGCATCTTCATGTAACATGCCCAATTGTCCAGTGCTTGCTTGTGCAGTTGCCACCGGATGTACAGTTTCAATGGTGCACCAGAATGGTCTTATAATCCGTGATCATAAGGAATTTTACCTCCTCCATGAGTAAACAAATATTTAGTGTAATAGTTCTTTTTTGaaagtaaaagttatgtatcaAACAATTTTAAATAGAGTGCATTATTGTAATAAAAAAGGGACTGAATAGATGAACaatgaagattttgcattcattaaATAAAGCGCATTTTTGTTGTATGACCAAAGAGACAAAACAAACACTAAAATGTGAAAATGGAAGCACGAGTAAGAGGATTTTGCACCCAggaatgaagaagacaaaggaGTTGTGACAGAACCCAGGAATGAATCGAAGAAGACAGGGGGGCAATCAAGGTGCCATACCCATTACCCACTACAGAGGCTACTTGTATACCAGACACAAGAATGCACAAGATGCGGCATATGCTTCTGATTCTGCAGCTGCTATGTTTTCAGACTTCTTCAGAGGGTTGAATACTAAAGAATGGAGCCGAATTCATGCCCAGTGCATGCATGGACCACCTACATGGTTCATGCATGAATGCTGCTGCACAGCAAGGCAACAACAATGGGGAATATCAGATATGGAGGTGACAAAGAGCACCGAGCCCATGGTGCTGGTCTCTTAATCTTGCCTGCATTGGGAACTGGATGGTTTGCATTGGTTTGTAGCCAAAGGCGATTAACGAAGCACTAAACTGGATGGATACAATGTTTTCATGCTGATCATTGGACTGGATCAATGTCAAATTTTTTCTTGTAACTGAAACTTGGTTTCTAATTGGGAATCAGGCGCGATTTACAAATGGTCGTATGGTCCACGGCTCCACGACCCGGAGTGTGAGGTGTTTGGATTGGATGGACCCGTTGATGAGTACTGGTGAAAATGTAGATTAGGAGAATCAAGTTGGAACAAAGCTGAGATGTAACAGGATTTGCTGTATCCATGTTTACCAAAATCTACTTAAATTTTTAAAAATGCATGGTAATTGTTCAacatatttttcttttgcagaaagaaaaaaaaaggtagcaATGCTCCTGGAATGCGCTTGATACATAATGCATACTATAGTACTATTTTCCATTACTGGTGTTATAGAAAGGATCTTATCTATGGCAATTCTTTGCACCGAGGGTTCCATGAAACCCATATCattcaaaaatatatatctCAGTGCAACTTATATTCTTATGTTGGTCTATCAATTTCAGAGCAGTCACCCGTCTGCGTTTTAAATAGCGCATGGTGGGAGCATAGCAGCATGGTGATGTGGTAGGTCCAACATGCTATTCAAAAATGAAATTGAATGATGAACATGAACATGCAACTGCAGAATACTATGGAGGTCTAGAATGTATGTGTCATCTGGTGAGGTGTTCTGGACATATATTaaaatcttttttttgaaagaatttttttttcctatgaacaagtttttttttgttttaagaAAAACAATTACATGAACACTACTTCATTTCAGGAGAACAGAATTGCGCGGCAGAAGAAAAATACACAAGCCACCAAAGGATAAATACCTTCAATGTCCAGTCAAGAAATCTTTCCCGTGCCTAATAAGAGCGGGGGAAGAGGCAACCCCTTGGATACACTGATGAGCCAGATACATTTTCGTAAGTCAATACCTTCAGAAAGACTTGAGCAATGAAAGTAACAAATATCCTCGGTTGCTGGAACAAAAAACTGAAGGTTTTTTTCGTGCTTTTGAGGCTTCTAGCCAATGAGGCAACGATGAAAGCGGGTTACTTAAAATTAGTAAGCCTCACAGCACCTGCTCACCTATGCACCAATGCGAGGCTCCTGACAGACTTTGGCCTGCCTGATCTCTCACAACAGCACACTCAAGGTAACCCTGCAAACAGGTGGAGAACGGCTGAGGCAGCCATCGAACAGAGCATGCGCGAAGGTTTCAACTCGCTAGTCATCCTTGGTGCATGGATCATCTGGAAACAACAGAACAGCTGCCTCTTCAACAATGGGGGTGCCATTAGTCCAGCGATTCGTACAGGTTGCTAACGAAGAAGTGCACTTTGGTGCTAAGGAGTTAGGAGCTCTAAAGGAAGCTAGAGTTTAGTTGGTGATCCTGAGTGTGTTCTATTTACAAAAGGCGCAAATGTAACGATTGAAAACATTTGTAAACATTTTCCTCTTCTCAATGCAATGAGTGTAGTTCTCCTAtgtgttcaagaaaaaattaGTAAGCCTCAAGAAGCTTATCTTGTACTGTGCGCACTGAAAGGCCAGCTTATATACAGGAAATCTCAACTTACAAAGGGGTGCCTACCTAATGCTAGCTTCCCAAGGCCTTTTCACTTGCTAGCTTCTAGTGATGCAGCAGTAACAAAAACAGGAATAATATTATGACTAGTAAAATCTTATGGGAATGTTAGTAGAACTTTTTATACTCTATAAGGAAAAAACAGTAAAATTGAAGGGAAACAGTAAATTAGAAGGTGAcaaataatttttcaaaatGTAAATTTAAAGTTTGAGCTAATGTTTAAAAACCCAAAAATGTAGAAGGAATCattccccccaaaaaaaaatcaaaagctGTCCTGGAGGCTACCCTATAGCATAACTTTGTTTTGAGATACAAAATAAGATACAACAATCATATAATCTGCAATACTACTTTTCAAGACAAAGTGCTCTGTATTGTTCAAATGCAAAATCTcaatatgaaaaaaatataacaaTTTCTGAATTTAAATATATGATCTGATGAATTGAAATACATTCACTGATGAATAACAAAATGACAAATTCCTACATTGGAATTGGCATAGAATAGTTATCGGTACTTTTGTACTGATAGTACGCAATACAAGCAACAGTTGTCCTTTACTGGACAAAATTTAGCAGTAGTGTATCACACAGCTACTACTGCCACCGACAACTATGGCTGTGGTGGTCTGTCCCAGTTAACCGTGGTAAAACAAGGCAGCACTTTAATTAATCTATCTGAAGTAACCTTAGGTGCACTCTTTCTTATTGAAGGAACCAATGTAGGCCATCATGCTTCCTTGCTAGATCAAAAGTAGCAGCATACAGAAGAAGCACATCAATTGTTTGATTGTTTCCAAATGGATATACAATTCTGATTTCTGAATAGTTTCTGAAGTCATTGCAAAGTTCAGAAGCTAGACATCAAattcgagagaaaaaaaaaagaatctgtTAGTCTGTATTAACATCTAATACTCTCCATCTTTACAACACTATGCAAGTAGCCTTGCCTTCCACAAAAGGCAAGAAAACAAAGAGCCTTTATATCATGATGAGATCCACCCACCAAAAAATGGCAAGGTGGAAaacatggaaaaaaaagaacagaagatGGCATTGCGCCTTCAGCACTGAGATCAGTCACTCCAGCAAAGGAGCATGACGACGCATCGACGGATGATGTAAAGCCTAGCCTTCTGCTCTCTCAGCACCCTCTGCAGCTTCCCCCTCTGCTGCTTCTTGTTCCCTTGCTCCATGGTTGCCAACAAGTTCAACCTCAGCG from Setaria italica strain Yugu1 chromosome II, Setaria_italica_v2.0, whole genome shotgun sequence encodes the following:
- the LOC105913770 gene encoding uncharacterized protein LOC105913770, translated to MVNIRAHVPIILDLEEDTYGQWRRFFSSVFGKFGIRDHIIRYAIPRQSDADWALIDESIVNWLYTSVCKDIRAIVVQIDDTAIDVWEAIEELFHDNSLHRAVYLETEYCSRLKTLADQQRDVGHPVFRCRKTTRW